The Pseudarthrobacter sp. NS4 genome includes a window with the following:
- the rplQ gene encoding 50S ribosomal protein L17, with amino-acid sequence MPTPTKGPRLGGGPAHERLMLANLAASLFEHKRITTTVTKAKRLKPYAERLVTFAKRGDLASRRRVLGLISNKGVVHELFTDIAQAVENRDGGYTRITKIGNRKGDNAPMAVIELVLEPVSAKQAVVAEATQAAAKAAPAAEEAPEAEVAETEAAEAPAAEEAATEEAATEEAPAAEEAAEAPAAEEKDAK; translated from the coding sequence ATGCCTACCCCCACTAAGGGTCCGCGCCTCGGAGGCGGCCCGGCTCACGAGCGCCTCATGCTCGCGAACCTGGCAGCATCCCTGTTCGAGCACAAGCGGATCACCACCACGGTGACCAAGGCCAAGCGCCTGAAGCCGTATGCAGAGCGCCTGGTGACCTTCGCCAAGCGCGGCGACCTGGCTTCCCGCCGCCGCGTCCTGGGCCTGATCAGCAACAAGGGCGTCGTCCACGAGCTGTTCACCGACATTGCGCAGGCAGTGGAGAACCGCGACGGCGGCTACACCCGCATCACCAAGATCGGCAACCGCAAGGGCGACAACGCTCCCATGGCTGTCATCGAACTGGTCCTCGAGCCGGTTTCCGCCAAGCAGGCTGTAGTCGCTGAGGCCACCCAGGCTGCCGCCAAGGCTGCTCCGGCTGCCGAGGAAGCTCCCGAGGCTGAGGTCGCCGAGACCGAAGCTGCTGAAGCTCCCGCCGCTGAAGAAGCTGCGACTGAAGAAGCTGCTACCGAAGAGGCTCCGGCCGCTGAGGAAGCCGCCGAAGCACCCGCTGCCGAGGAGAAGGACGCGAAGTAA
- the rpsK gene encoding 30S ribosomal protein S11, whose translation MPPKTRGAVRKPRKKDKKNIALGQAHIKSTFNNTIVSITDPNGAVISWASSGEVGFKGSRKSTPFAAQMAAEAAAKRAQEHGMRKVDVFVKGPGSGRETAIRSLQAAGLEVGSIQDVTPAAHNGCRPPKRRRV comes from the coding sequence ATGCCCCCGAAGACTCGTGGCGCGGTTCGCAAGCCGCGTAAGAAGGACAAGAAGAATATCGCGCTTGGCCAGGCGCACATCAAGAGCACTTTTAACAACACCATCGTTTCCATCACGGATCCGAACGGCGCTGTTATCTCTTGGGCTTCCTCAGGTGAGGTCGGCTTCAAGGGCTCGCGTAAGTCCACCCCGTTCGCTGCCCAGATGGCTGCTGAAGCTGCTGCCAAGCGTGCGCAGGAGCACGGCATGCGCAAGGTAGACGTTTTCGTCAAGGGACCGGGATCCGGACGCGAGACCGCAATCCGTTCGCTGCAGGCTGCAGGCCTGGAGGTTGGCTCCATCCAGGACGTCACCCCCGCAGCGCACAACGGCTGCCGCCCGCCGAAGCGCCGCCGCGTCTAA
- the rpsM gene encoding 30S ribosomal protein S13: MARLAGVDIPREKRLEIALTYIYGVGKTRAHETLAATGISADVRVKDLTDAQLVELRDYIEGNYKVEGDLRREVAADIRRKVEIGSYEGLRHRKGLPVRGQRTKTNARTRKGPKRTVAGKKKAR, from the coding sequence ATGGCTCGTCTCGCTGGCGTAGACATTCCCCGCGAAAAGCGGCTGGAAATTGCGCTTACTTACATCTACGGCGTGGGTAAGACCCGTGCACACGAAACCCTGGCTGCCACTGGCATCAGCGCTGACGTTCGCGTCAAGGACCTGACTGATGCCCAGCTGGTTGAGCTGCGTGACTACATTGAAGGCAACTACAAGGTTGAGGGTGACCTTCGCCGCGAAGTAGCAGCAGATATCCGCCGCAAGGTTGAAATCGGCAGCTACGAAGGCCTGCGCCACCGCAAGGGCCTGCCCGTACGCGGTCAGCGTACGAAGACCAACGCACGTACCCGCAAGGGCCCGAAGCGTACCGTCGCCGGCAAGAAGAAGGCCCGTTAA
- the rpmJ gene encoding 50S ribosomal protein L36, protein MKVKPSVKQICEKCKVIRRNGRVMVICENPRHKQRQG, encoded by the coding sequence ATGAAGGTCAAGCCGAGCGTCAAGCAGATCTGCGAAAAGTGCAAAGTGATCCGCCGTAATGGCCGGGTCATGGTGATCTGCGAGAACCCGCGCCACAAGCAGCGCCAGGGCTAA
- the infA gene encoding translation initiation factor IF-1 translates to MAKKDGVIEIEGVVTEALPNAMFRVELTNKHIVLAHISGKMRQHYIRILPEDRVVVELSPYDLTRGRIVYRYK, encoded by the coding sequence ATGGCCAAGAAGGACGGGGTCATTGAGATCGAAGGCGTTGTGACCGAGGCGCTGCCTAACGCGATGTTTCGCGTTGAGCTCACCAACAAGCACATCGTTCTGGCACACATCTCTGGAAAGATGCGCCAGCACTACATCCGAATCCTCCCAGAGGACCGCGTAGTGGTGGAGCTGAGCCCGTACGACCTCACCCGTGGTCGTATCGTCTACCGCTACAAGTAA
- a CDS encoding DNA-directed RNA polymerase subunit alpha yields MLIAQRPTLSEEVVSENRSRFIIEPLEPGFGYTLGNSLRRTLLSSIPGAAVTSIRIDGVLHEFTTVPGVKEDVTEIILNIKSLSVSSEHDEPVVAYLRKQGPGVVTAADIAPPAGVEFHNPDLHIATLNSKGKFELELTIERGRGYVSAAQNKSGDAEIGRIPVDSIYSPVLKVTFRVEATRVEQRTDFDKLIVDVETKQAIAPRDAVASAGTTLVELFGLARELNTAAEGIEIGPSPTDAALAADMALPIEDLDLTVRSYNCLKREGIHTVGELVARSEADLMDIRNFGAKSIDEVKAKLVELGLSLKDSPPGFDLAARAAAIEEDDAAFGDDEL; encoded by the coding sequence GTGCTCATTGCACAGCGCCCCACCCTCTCCGAAGAGGTAGTCTCCGAAAACCGTTCGCGTTTCATCATTGAACCGCTGGAACCGGGCTTCGGCTACACCCTCGGAAACTCCCTCCGCCGTACCCTGCTCTCCTCCATCCCCGGTGCTGCCGTAACCAGCATCCGGATCGATGGCGTGCTGCACGAGTTCACCACGGTTCCGGGTGTCAAGGAAGATGTCACTGAGATCATCCTGAACATCAAGAGCCTGTCGGTTTCCTCCGAGCACGACGAGCCGGTTGTCGCTTACCTGCGCAAGCAGGGCCCCGGAGTCGTCACCGCCGCGGACATTGCTCCGCCGGCCGGCGTCGAATTCCACAACCCGGATCTGCACATCGCCACGCTGAACTCGAAGGGCAAGTTCGAACTCGAACTGACCATCGAGCGCGGCCGCGGCTACGTTTCGGCAGCTCAGAACAAGTCCGGCGACGCAGAGATCGGCCGCATCCCGGTCGACTCCATCTACTCGCCGGTGCTGAAGGTTACTTTCCGCGTGGAAGCAACCCGTGTTGAGCAGCGCACCGACTTCGACAAGCTGATTGTCGACGTCGAGACCAAGCAGGCCATCGCCCCGCGCGATGCCGTCGCTTCCGCAGGCACAACCCTGGTGGAACTGTTCGGTCTGGCCCGTGAGCTGAACACCGCAGCTGAAGGTATCGAGATCGGCCCGTCGCCCACCGACGCTGCCCTGGCAGCTGACATGGCACTGCCGATCGAGGATCTGGACCTCACGGTCCGTTCCTACAACTGCCTCAAGCGTGAGGGCATCCACACCGTGGGTGAACTCGTTGCCCGCTCCGAGGCCGACCTGATGGACATCCGCAACTTCGGTGCAAAGTCCATTGACGAGGTCAAGGCAAAGCTGGTTGAACTGGGCCTGTCCCTCAAGGACTCGCCTCCCGGTTTTGACCTCGCAGCACGCGCCGCAGCAATCGAAGAGGACGACGCCGCCTTCGGCGACGACGAACTCTAA